A DNA window from Pseudoalteromonas spongiae UST010723-006 contains the following coding sequences:
- a CDS encoding DsrE family protein: MANIIISYHASVTAHDSLQHLLRFTKSALALGHTVSGIFLYQDAVFHASSHFSLPSDELQVTDIWQSLADLGIKLTLCVTAAEKRGLDITRCEPFEVAGLAEFAMDASKADKWVQIK; this comes from the coding sequence TTGGCCAATATTATTATTAGTTATCATGCAAGTGTTACCGCACACGACAGTTTGCAACATTTGTTACGTTTCACTAAAAGCGCACTCGCGCTAGGACACACTGTATCTGGGATTTTTCTCTATCAAGATGCCGTGTTTCACGCCAGTAGTCATTTTTCACTGCCGTCAGATGAGTTACAAGTAACTGATATTTGGCAATCGCTGGCCGATTTAGGTATTAAGCTGACACTTTGCGTTACTGCAGCCGAAAAACGTGGGCTCGATATTACACGCTGTGAACCCTTTGAAGTTGCAGGTCTTGCCGAGTTTGCGATGGATGCTAGCAAAGCTGATAAATGGGTGCAGATTAAATGA